A window of Candidatus Omnitrophota bacterium genomic DNA:
ATTCATGAAGAAATATGCTATAGCGAAAAATGCAGGAAAAACAATAACACTCCAACAGCAAACTAATAAGAAGTATTTGGAAAAGAAAGCTTTCTTATTTTCAGCATATTGAGCACTCTTAGTAAGGAAATCAGGCAAACCTAAAGCAGTAATAATACTAAGTACTTGAATGACTCCGACAAATCCTTGCACTTCACCATACGCTTCGGGCTTTAATATTTTCGCTACAAAAAATGTTGTCAATAACGATATCACAGCTGATAGGGCTGAAAATAGAATCGGTAGTATTCTTTGCCAATTTAGTTTACTTGTTTTCATGTAATTGCTTGCTCACACTATTTCTATACAACAAAATCTTTTTTTACTAATGCGTAGTATGTGTCCTGATCAAATCGCATTCCAGAAGGGGTCATAAAAGTAGGACCGTAAATTCCCTCAAGGAATTTATTACAATTGTTGGGGACTCTAATTTTTATCGTAGCAAAATCGGCTAATACGGTGCTAGTCACATAATCTCTTGAAACAGCTTGTTTTTCATATGGGTAAGCTGCCATAACATCAACAACATATTTTGAAGATGGTTCGATTTCATTATATTTTTGTGCTAGATTATCGAGTTTTTTTGCAAGACTGCGTGTCGAAAGAGGCGATAGGATAGCCTGATACAAGCACAAAATAAGACTTTTCAACTTTGTTGAAGAATTTTTTCTTGTCTTAAAATAAAGTTTGTTTTTTATGCTTTTGGTCTTGCGAGCAATTTTCTTTGCTTTGTTAGAGTCACTTGGAACTGAATCATAAGGAAAGATGTCAATATGAAAATGAGTATCGTAATTCTTTTTTAGGCATCTTTGAGGACAATATGTTCCCTTAATGCCAATTTTTGTTAATCCGTGCTCAATGTGTTTCGAAAAATGGTAACCAAGTATAATAAAATGATCGTTTTCCAACTGCTTAGCAATTTTAAGAAAACGATTATAATTTTCCCTTGTCATTCCTAAATCAATGTCATCATCCCACGGAATAAAACCTTTGTGGCGATAAGCGCCTAAAGCAGTACCATATGTCGCAAAATAATCGATATTATTCTTATCCAAAAAGTCGACTACTTCTTTAAGCCTAGCAATCATAATTTCTTGAATTTCTGGTAGGGTTATTTTTTTATAATTACTTTGGTCCATTTTTTCTCTTTTTCAAATAATCTTCTTGGTTTTTGCTCCAGTAATTTTAACTGGTTAAAAGTCCGTTCGGCTAACTATATCACTAATGTGAATTAAAAGGAATATCTCCACTTGCATGTAGATGCTACCCAAATGCTCTGACTATCTAAGTATTGTGAGGTAACATTTTTTGACATTAATTTTATATTTGAAATTTTTTAATCTTATTGGATTCACGCTCTCGGTCAATATTTGTGCATCATCGAGGTGATCTTTTACTTGTAGACCAAGGTCAAAAAAACTCATAATTTCAGCAAATAACTCTTTAACATCTATGCCACTAAAAAGTGTCTTTACCTTGCAATTATGCAATATTGCATTCATTGCCATCGCCACAGCGTGACCGTGAGGGATTTCATAAAGAGAAGTTATTTTATAACTCATCGCATGTCCTGCAGTCGTTTCCGATATATTAATTGCCTTCCCTGAGAGGTTGGCGACAGTCTGAATCGATTTTATCGCTTTGATTTCATTATTAAGATAGCTTCGATATGATTTCTCAAATAATTGAATGCCTTTTAAAGCATACTTCTTGCTTTCCTTGGTTGCTTTTTTTGACCATAGCGATTCAACGCACTGACAAAAAGCATCCAAAGCAGTACACTTCTTCTGATAATCAGGAACCGTAAGAATGAAATTTGGTTGAAGGATAACGTATTCAGGAAGAATTGCTGAGTTACTGATGGATTGTTTTTCTCCATTCAAATACAAAACTGAATGTCTTGTTGACTCACTACCAGTTCCAGAAGTTGTTGGAACAGCGATGTGTTGAACATCGTTGTGTTTATATATTTGTTTGAATGTTGGGATGTCACTTTTTATATCAGAGTCTAAACTCAGTTTTATTGCCTTTGCAACATCTATACATGAACCACCACCAATAGAGATAATTGCATCGCACTTTTTTTCCTTAAATAAGGTTAGACCAACAAGCATTTCCTCATATTTTGGATTGGAAGTAAAATGAGAAAAAATAACTGGGTGGCCGAATTGTTTGCCAATCTTTTTTGTTAAGAAAGAATCAACAACAAATAG
This region includes:
- a CDS encoding oligosaccharide flippase family protein, translating into MKTSKLNWQRILPILFSALSAVISLLTTFFVAKILKPEAYGEVQGFVGVIQVLSIITALGLPDFLTKSAQYAENKKAFFSKYFLLVCCWSVIVFPAFFAIAYFFMN
- a CDS encoding LicD family protein → MDQSNYKKITLPEIQEIMIARLKEVVDFLDKNNIDYFATYGTALGAYRHKGFIPWDDDIDLGMTRENYNRFLKIAKQLENDHFIILGYHFSKHIEHGLTKIGIKGTYCPQRCLKKNYDTHFHIDIFPYDSVPSDSNKAKKIARKTKSIKNKLYFKTRKNSSTKLKSLILCLYQAILSPLSTRSLAKKLDNLAQKYNEIEPSSKYVVDVMAAYPYEKQAVSRDYVTSTVLADFATIKIRVPNNCNKFLEGIYGPTFMTPSGMRFDQDTYYALVKKDFVV
- a CDS encoding iron-containing alcohol dehydrogenase, with protein sequence MKALIFNSGIGKRMGALTAHAPKSMVHLYNDETIFERQIRLIQEAGIREVVVTTGPYPETIKEVCDKECFRNMRFIFSHNEKYDQTNYIYSMYNAREYLDDDIIMMHGDLVFDRTLIPAMLKNKKANLCLINKFKVLPEKDFKGRIIDGTLREVSISIFDKNCFAFQPLYKLSKDAIAKWIDNVVKFIDKGIVGVYAENALNEISNQLSIFPMSYTKHFIDEVDNPNDLERVSKSIEQWDAKTQVIYYSSLLKSKINGLLFNINAKNPLFVVDSFLTKKIGKQFGHPVIFSHFTSNPKYEEMLVGLTLFKEKKCDAIISIGGGSCIDVAKAIKLSLDSDIKSDIPTFKQIYKHNDVQHIAVPTTSGTGSESTRHSVLYLNGEKQSISNSAILPEYVILQPNFILTVPDYQKKCTALDAFCQCVESLWSKKATKESKKYALKGIQLFEKSYRSYLNNEIKAIKSIQTVANLSGKAINISETTAGHAMSYKITSLYEIPHGHAVAMAMNAILHNCKVKTLFSGIDVKELFAEIMSFFDLGLQVKDHLDDAQILTESVNPIRLKNFKYKINVKKCYLTILR